The Osmia lignaria lignaria isolate PbOS001 chromosome 14, iyOsmLign1, whole genome shotgun sequence genome has a window encoding:
- the Fbxl4 gene encoding F box and leucine-rich-repeat gene 4 isoform X1, whose product MISHDEIKIEVVPISGKRIDEKEETVTFVEQFVKDVCDFSSQYGSNISISYTAYNIAGNPSKFPDYGDFPQAFVMRTYGQWWDKAPSRLTDYMPQNNVDVVSQDYIDLEYYQEVYPIRISVYETYNPGSVVGIWAQNSEGKWFQLWSGFPQVVPHKPRIFSPYLQSCNFKTKMIRLEFNHNLLDYYTELDAVLLIGTSELIVPNNLYHQNLNDLSQELGYLKQSNDDIYNLTPDYLKANQDLAVIKKILPKHCRLLKSKIIDNISKGKLISKIGQHYQSVPPIEEAFNSLQQFLQEDFPKLIKDINHSISNTLNEQSNSTKERFLLPLNDSDNQPCGSFSTLPDETVLKILKNLDLKSLCRLCRVNRHFNNIARDALLYTSLNLKPYWHCLDTSALNCLALRCHYLQRLDLSWCGNYNMIKYKDFTDFLHTSGTLLTHLRLNCCQFVNDEVIFEISKVCKNLKELCLRNCMGVTNEGFSNLENLKLLERLELYRTSVETSTLCSILKKNTQMRHLNLAGMHDRLNIDEIAIELGNSCPYLESVDFWKAQTLTPHGVKALSHCTNLREVDFGWCGGMGAPGDSLRALLFSCRYLEKVFLAALRGLTDRDLEPLLLCQRLQQLDLLGARSLTPEICYGFLLFCPRLEMIDLSFCEGINDFIIQEWRQQYPRVSIKRSFQVTSSDML is encoded by the exons ATGATATCTCATGACGAGATAAAAATAGAAGTAGTACCGATAAGTGGAAAAAGAattgatgaaaaagaagaaactgtaACATTTGTAGAACAATTTGTGAAAGATGTGTGCGATTTTAGTTCCCAGTATGGAAGTAATATCAGTATTTCATATACAGCTTACAATATTGCTGGGAATCCTAGCAAATTTCCAGACTATGGAGATTTTCCGCAAGCTTTTGTTATG AGAACATATGGACAATGGTGGGACAAAGCACCTTCAAGATTAACAGACTATATGCCACAGAATAATGTGGATGTTGTAAGTCAAGATTACATAG ATCTAGAATATTACCAGGAGGTATATCCAATTAGAATATCGGTATATGAAACTTACAATCCTGGAAGTGTAGTTGGAATTTGGGCTCAAAATTCAGAAGGCAAATGGTTTCAATTATGGAGTGGATTTCCTCAAGTTGTACCACACAAGCCAAGAATATTTTCTCCATATTTGCAATCatgtaattttaaaacaaaaatgataAGACTGgaatttaatcacaatttattAGACTATTACACTGAATTAGATGCTGTGTTACTTATTGGAACATCAGAATTAATTGTACCTAACAACTTATATCATCAAAATTTAAATGATCTCTCACAAGAATTGGGCTATCTTAAACAAAGTAATGATGACATTTATAATCTAACACCAGATTATTTAAAAGCAAATCAGGATTTAgcagttattaaaaaaattcttcctAAACATTGTAGACTTTTAAAAag CAAAATTATAGATAATATTTCCAAGGGTAAATTAATATCTAAAATAGGACAGCATTATCAATCTGTTCCTCCAATAGAAGAAGCCTTTAATAGTTTGCAACAGTTCTTACAAGAAGATTTTCCTAAACTTATTAAAGACATCAATCATTCAATATCAAACACATTAAATGAACAAAGTAACTCTACTAAGGAAAGGTTTTTGTTACCTTTAAATGATTCAGACAATCAGCCGTGTGGTAGTTTTTCAACACTTCCA GATGAAACAgtactaaaaatattaaaaaatttggacTTAAAATCATTATGTCGTTTATGCAGAGTAAATAGACACTTTAATAATATTGCAAGAGATGCTTTATTGTATACAAGTCTCAATTTGAAACCTTATTGGCACTGTTTAGATACATCTGCATTAAATTGTTTAGCACTTAGGTGTCACTATTTGCAACGGCTAGATCTTTCATGGTGTGGAAATTATAATATGATTAAGTATAAAGATTTTACAGATTTCCTTCACACATCTGGAACTCTTTTGACACACTTGAGATTAAATTGTTGTCAGTTCGTAAATGATGAAGTtatctttgaaatttcaaaagtcTGTAAAAACTTAAAAG AGTTGTGTTTACGGAATTGTATGGGCGTAACAAATGAAGGATTTTCaaatcttgaaaatttgaaGTTGCTGGAGCGCTTAGAACTTTATAGGACATCTGTTGAAACTTCTACACTGTGttctattttaaagaaaaacaccCAAATGAGACATTTAAATTTAGCAGGAATGCATGATCGTTTAAATATAGATGAAATTGCGATTGAATTAGGAAATTCTTGCCCATATTTGGAAAGTGTAGATTTCTGGAAAGCACAAACTTTAACTCCACATGGAGTTAAAGCTCTTTCTCATTGCACTAATCTTCGAGAAGTGGATTTTGGATGGTG TGGTGGAATGGGTGCTCCCGGTGATTCCTTACGAGCATTATTGTTTTCATGTCGGTACTTGGAAAAAGTATTTTTAGCAGCTCTTAGAGGATTAACCGATCGTGATTTAGAACCACTTTTACTATGTCAACGACTCCAGCAATTGGACCTATTAGGAGCTCGTTCTCTTACACCTGAAATATGTTACGGGTTTTTGTTATTTTGTCCAAGATTGGAAATGATTGATCTTAGTTTTTGCGAAGGTATTAACGATTTTATAATACAAGAATGGCGGCAACAATATCCACGCGTCTCTATTAAAAGGAGTTTCCAAGTAACCAGTTCTGATATGCTGTAA
- the LOC117607201 gene encoding nucleolar pre-ribosomal-associated protein 1: protein MRISSKNEKSQNHSAVKKNKKEKDIKGDIDINEHVKAIDKKKLKRNWSSDENEVRKKHKTKDNLNPLVNGSNDNGYTTEFDKETFIESQGSKRTKHLKSTTECNNKNEKTVENKENTNEQTEYLSGKLLRKSLSTINNVEMLKMFIKIYKENEERDLAAEYLNAGGNILEVLRIIDTTDRKNIGNVVTVFSTIRILLIKILAQYPQHQPSAQEACRHLINSHLSLIHSMLSVQSNAKHRKVILQLLAAVVSLGGNLPCELLVHLSIPPEVIKSLVQHTKPSDKQNIRNCFIHFIIAFLIEGNVQIIKALLEKRGLLSSIFPDLIYDSKDIVNLVITTLKNYILKNSNVTKTMKLHIFSTSVVQNIVCLYNWKGPSNWPKNKNQDFTSHPQYLAEKEVVTEIVHDFLIILLTSHKYGIIFHDRMLGTSHVKHNNLVNTVIQSLDRPWEYEKPSDLVVKIMAACPDLIKFQFSILEPYLEPRVSVKWIAVMQFIRKIINSLDMEACVKICSSELNVLQLANVIMSLTLHGVVLKHAIIPSLTHSNITIRHEAILTLLIIFNQIKQYLLITKAFYNDSYFCTFKNCIIESIIKHVPILNMTLKVWISVSVSDSVESENTDKEHVPKTNKHEHLTAVLNLLHVYNEVCPKLLDTLADIESVTFLNILNELNGIDINEFNIIKVKAIQFLVILTPNEFLPQQKIFKDTLSFLIPLLNEKASLVSSSAEATIKTLLNTTGMFEGCNDHLDIWVKGFTNLSDKKEATKWFIHNIKKAASNIEKYANEIIKIEESIDEGAIYGGRIEDIVRELENKDNIYESLDNIVLRMQRFTSISPLLCCMLHKRRKDLHPTIISYLSYVLIHTMHYQVAPQCLIYFVKDIELPVKEYLLSWLEGNDPIYIKEVFPSMNLTCKLNSVLLSNDKLQINEIFGGGKSTVTFQYNDEEITIHHSLSGYDITHLFKMILFYLVQFTKRGSLTKIQTDNCKILLISLLYVAKDNLTDFKLVEKCATFIFTHPIILHYFSPFHHKSKDSIKSMITLIIADVSKAVIRLCKEYDARNLFLHFKNKLIMLLCKMIDKRKKRDKINNVKTITTVLVSLQLTPQNVVHLLKKLINLESAMFIANDEKNLSLYGYIVPELLEIINSNEMQSERSALFDLDAEFVKHLYLHLLFLKSHLVNNLEMWEISLYKYLSKFPFNIVDIDANMFTALLSTKMTDTTVKLISFLTCKNTKFMPIFTRYMMKSENIKKGSIVFPIIGSNLNFEWNHNFLENLKQYYETEILSYLCNPKNTKIWIEENVAAISYLITHAFDFTACNKTCKSILQIGDKLDTVSIHYLKILQSMYDKCAASEIDDEQFIMSWTQVLLHIISLTLKRDSKNVKKIYILCELLNDAVKYLTNKKKDFIFEELSTNNSWSQFTRFSLKLSLKGLKDNGQHVPLLKTLSTLCNVAYRNNSDDEYARTLFEMATSHSAFINIMLESSDIKRELTELLWILIQKHKKIMTLTHIPVYLAAYNATLSEADQYILFILQHYEANDINIYEYRPYVWGSVAAVHYSVKGEPHMNLWRQPSITQVLNLFEEDKVNNTIKNYPVNRALKNSELYEANNTYDPTFYLPLLHFLLSENNVVSCQRFAQCGALALTFAACSSVHSDVRMLAYTIIARYYNHLEASSSKAKLLWMRLIDALRYGIVSLQSELSNVRLNSIVSTFLARTSLVATKPLHPLYQTLQTFLLAKPALNVNTIPELLQLFHSSDVKHKSHRCWILENIRDGMRTESELDVAFKCNLFKMLLDFYVCNLSDSDTKILILEIINVTLKITKASILLIEGHGLLPWLLGITTNLCKQEARHFELIMEIINKLLSTILNIKANSNQFKMMLLNIVLNLKSHLSKDIKISTFILYINILQKLIETKSIKMIVTEKDIMEILGFSKELLGDIDECDEMLRFGYKYITKTNCSSQNETEVARNSLKTLMWTWCSNDICIL, encoded by the exons atgagaatcagttcaaaaaatgaaaaatcacaaAATCATAGCGCTgttaagaaaaataagaagGAGAAAGATATAAAAG gtGATATTGACATTAATGAACATGTCAAAgcaattgataaaaaaaaacttaaAAGGAATTGGTCTAGTGATGAAAATGAGGTAAGAAAGAAACACAAAAcaaaagataatttaaatcCATTAGTAAATGGTTCAAATGACAATGGATATACTACAGAATTTGATAAGGAAACATTCATAGAATCTCAAGGAAGCAAAAGAACCAAGCATTTGAAATCAACAACag aatgtaataataaaaatgaaaaaactgtggaaaataaagaaaacacaaATGAACAAACTGAATATTTAAGTGGGAAATTGTTAAGAAAAAGTTTGAGTACCATtaataatgtagaaatgctaaaaatgtttataaaaatttacaaggAAAATGAAGAGAGAGATTTGGCTGCAGAATATTTAAATGCAGGTGGTAATATTCTTGAAGTATTAAGAATAATAGATACTACAGATAGAAAGAATATTGGTAATGTTGTAACAGTATTTTCTACCATAAGGATATTACTAATAAA AATTTTAGCACAGTATCCACAACATCAGCCTAGTGCACAAGAAGCGTGCCGccatttaattaattcacatTTATCATTGATACATTCTATGTTATCTGTACAAAGTAATGCTAAACACAGAAAAGTAATTTTACAATTGCTTGCTGCTGTAGTTTCATTAGGTGGTAATCTTCCATGTGAATTACTTGTTCATCTGTCTATACCACCTGAAGTTATTAAATCTCTTGTGCAGCACACAAAGCCCAGTGATAAGCAAAACATAAGAAACTGTTTTATTCACTTTATAATTGCCTTTTTGATAGAAGGAAATGTGCAGATTATCAAAGCTCTTTTAGAAAAACGTGGTTTACTTTCTAGCATATTTCCTGATCTTATATATGATtctaaggatattgttaattTAGTTATAACTactcttaaaaattatattcttaaaaattcaaatgttaCCAAAACTATGAAATTGCATATATTTTCAACATCGGTTGTTCAAAATATTGTGTGTTTGTACAATTGGAAAGGTCCAAGTAATTggccaaaaaataaaaatcaagacTTCACTTCACATCCACAATATCTTGCAGAAAAAGAG gTTGTTACTGAGATTGTACATGATTTCTTAATCATATTATTAACATCACATAAATAtggaattatttttcacgatcgtATGCTCGGTACTTCACATGTTAAACATAATAATTTAGTAAATACAGTAATCCAAAGCCTAGATCGACCATGGGAATATGAAAAACCATCAGATTTAGTAGTTAAAATAATGGCGGCATGTccagatttaattaaattccagTTTAGTATTTTAGAACCATACCTTGAACCCAGGGTTTCAGTAAAATGGATTGCAGTAATGCAGTTTATAAGAAAG ATAATTAATTCACTGGATATGGAAGCTTGTGTAAAAATATGTTCATCTGAGTTAAATGTATTACAATTGGCTAATGTAATAATGTCTTTAACTCTCCATGGAGTTGTATTAAAACATGCAATTATTCCATCTTTAACACATTCTAATATAACAATCAGACACGAGGCAATACTTACACTTTTAAtcatatttaatcaaattaaacaatatttgttaattacaaaagCATTTTATAATGATAgttatttttgtacttttaaaaaTTGCATAATAGAATCTATAATAAAA CATGTACCAATTTTAAACATGACATTAAAGGTGTGGATTTCTGTCTCAGTATCAGACTCGGTTGAATCTGAGAATACAGACAAAGAACACGTTCCAAAAACAAACAAGCATGAACATTTGACAGCTGTTTTAAACTTATTACATGTATACAATGAAGTTTGTCCAAAATTGTTGGATACATTAGCTGATATAGAATCtgttacatttttaaatatattaaatgaattaaatggtattgatattaatgaATTCAATATTATAAAAGTAAAGGCTATACAATTTTTAGTTATTTTGACCCCTAATGAATTTTTGCCTCAACag AAAATCTTTAAGGATACATTGTCATTTTTAATACCTCTTCTGAACGAAAAAGCATCTTTAGTTTCATCATCTGCTGAAGCAACAATCAAAACTTTATTAAATACTACTGGAATGTTTGAAggatgtaatgatcatttagaTATTTGGGTTAAAGGCTTTACAAATTTAAGTGATAAAAAGGAAGCTACAAAATGGTTTATTCATAATATAAAGAAAGCTGCttcaaatattgaaaaatacgcgaatgaaataatcaaaataGAAGAAAGTATTGATGAAGGAGCAATTTATGGTGGTCGAATAGAAGATATAGTTAGAG AATTGGAAAATAAGGATAATATTTATGAAAGCTTGGATAATATCGTTTTGCGTATGCAACGATTTACATCGATATCCCCTCTTTTATGTTGCATGTTACATAAAAGGAGGAAAGATTTACATCCTACTATTATATCCTATTTATCGTATGTTTTAATACATACAATGCATTATCAAGTTGCGCCACaatgtttaatatatttcgTAAAAGATATTGAATTACCCGTAAAGGAGTATTTACTAAGCTGGTTAGAGGGCAATGACCCTATCTATATTAAAGAAGTTTTTCCTTCAATGAATTTAACGTGTAAATTAAATTCAGTATTATTGAGCAATGATAAATTAcagataaatgaaatatttggtgGTGGTAAAAGTACAGTTACTTTTCAGTATAATGATGAAGAGATAACAATTCATCATTCGTTATCAGGGTACGATATCACGCATTTATTCAAAATGATATTATTCTATCTAGTACAATTTACTAAACGAGGTAGTTTAACAAAAATTCAAACGGACAATTgtaaaatacttttaatatcattattatacgtTGCAAAAGATAATCTAACTGATTTTAAACTCGTGGAAAAATGTGCAACATTTATTTTCACTCATCCTATTATTTTGCACTATTTTTCACCATTTCATCACAAAAGTAAAGATTCAATCAAAAGTATGATAACTCTTATAATTGCTGATGTTAGTAAAGCGGTGATTCGTTTATGTAAAGAATATGATGCAAGGAACTtgtttttacatttcaaaaataaattaattatgctACTTTGTAAAATGATAGACAAACGTAAAAAACGTGACAAGATAAATAATGTTAAAACGATTACTACTGTGTTGGTGTCGTTGCAGTTGACACCGCAAAATGTTGTACATTTattgaagaaattaataaatttagaaaGTGCAATGTTTATCGCAaatgatgaaaaaaatttatcattATATGGATATATAGTTCCAGAACTTTtggaaattattaatagtaatGAAATGCAATCTGAACGTTCTGCACTCTTTGATCTAGATGCAGAATTTGTGAAACATTTATATTTACACCTATTGTTCTTAAAATCACATCTGGTTAATAATCTTGAAATGTGGGAAATatcattatataaatatttgtcaAAATTTCCATTCAATATAGTCGATATTGATGCAA ATATGTTTACAGCATTACTGTCAACGAAAATGACTGATACaactgtaaaattaatttcatttttaacatgTAAAAATACGAAATTTATGCCCATCTTTACGAGATATATGATgaaatctgaaaatataaaaaaaggaagCATTGTGTTTCCAATAATTGGAAGCAACTTAAATTTCGAATGGAAtcataattttttagaaaatttgaaacaatATTATGAAACTGAAATTCTATCTTATTTATGCAATCcgaaaaatactaaaatttgGATAGAAGAAAATGTCGCTGCAATTTCTTATTTGATAACACATGCATTTGACTTTACAGCATGTAACAAAACATGTAAGAGTATTTTACAAATTGGTGATAAATTGGATACAGTATCCATACATTACCTAAAAATTCTTCAAAGCATGTATGACAAATGTGCTGCATCAGAAATAGATGATGAACAATTTATAATGAGTTGGACACAAGTTCTTCTTCACATAATTAGTTTAACTTTAAAACGGGACTCTAAAAACGTGAAGAAGATTTATATTCTTTGTGAATTATTAAACGATGCAGTTAAATATCTAACAAACAAAAAGAAAGATTTTATATTCGAGGAATTAAGTACTAATAATTCATGGTCACAATTTACAAGATTTTCTCTGAAGTTGAGTCTTAAAGGATTAAAGGATAATGGACAGCATGTTCCATTATTAAAAACTTTATCTACTTTATGCAACGTAGCATATAGAAACAATAGTGACGATGAATATGCCAGAACTTTATTTGAAATGGCAACCTCCCATTctgcatttattaatattatgttgGAGTCATCAGATATAAAAA gaGAATTAACAGAGCTATTGTGGATTCTTATACAAAAACATAAAAAGATTATGACATTAACGCATATACCTGTTTATTTGGCAGCATATAATGCTACTTTAAGCGAAGctgatcaatatattttattt ATCTTACAACATTATGAAGccaatgatattaatatttatgaatatcGGCCATATGTTTGGGGAAGTGTGGCAGCAGTACATTATAGTGTTAAAGGTGAACCGCACATGAATTTATGGAGACAACCATCTATAACTcaagttttaaatttatttgaagAAGATAAAGTAAACAATACTATCAAAAATTATCCTGTAAACAGAGCATTAAAG AATAGCGAATTGTACGAAGCAAACAATACGTATGATCCTACATTCTATTTACCATTATTACATTTCTTGTTATCGGAAAATAATGTTGTATCATGTCAACGATTTGCACAATGTGGAGCTTTGGCATTAACATTTGCTGCTTGTAGTAGTGTACATTCTGATGTTCGTATGTTAGCTTATACCATTATTGCTAGATATTATAATCATCTGGAAGCTTCTAG CTCAAAAGCAAAATTATTATGGATGCGTCTGATAGATGCATTGCGTTATGGTATTGTATCACTTCAGTCAGAATTAAGTAACGTGCGCTTAAATTCTATAGTTTCAACATTTTTGGCAAGAACATCTTTAGTTGCCACAAAACCGTTACATCCCCTTTATCAGACGCTACAAACATTTTTGTTGGCTAAACCAGCGTTAAATGTAAATACAATACCTGAATTATTACAACTTTTTCATAGCTCTGATGTAAAACATAAATCGCATAGATGTTGGATTCTCGAAAATATTCGCGATGGTATGAGAACCGAAAGCGAATTGGATGTCGCTTTCAAGTGTAATCTATTTAAAATGCTTTTAGATTTTTATGTTTGTAACTTGTCAGATTCAGATACGAAG ATACTTATCTTGGAGATTATTAATGTTACACTGAAAATTACTAAGGCTTCTATACTTCTTATAGAAGGTCATGGATTACTTCCATGGTTATTAGGAATTACGACGAATTTGTGCAAACAAGAAGCTCGACACTTTGAACTCATAatggaaataataaacaaaCTTTTAAGtactatattaaatataaaagcaAATAGTAATCAGTTTAAAATGATGCTCTTAAATATTGTATTGAACTTAAAATCTCATTTATCAAAAGATATTAAGATTTCCacgtttatattatatataaatattttgcaaaaattaattgaaacaaaaTCTATAAAAATGATTGTTACTGAGAAAGATATAATGGAAATTCTTGGATTTTCTAAAGAATTACTGGGCGATATAGATGAATGCGATGAGATGTTACGCTTTGGTTATAAGTATATAACCAAAACAAATTGTTCTTCACAAAATGAGACTGAAGTAGCAAGAAATAGTTTAAAAACATTAATGTGGACATGGTGTAGCAACGACATTTGcatactataa
- the Fbxl4 gene encoding F box and leucine-rich-repeat gene 4 isoform X2, with translation MISHDEIKIEVVPISGKRIDEKEETVTFVEQFVKDVCDFSSQYGSNISISYTAYNIAGNPSKFPDYGDFPQAFVMRTYGQWWDKAPSRLTDYMPQNNVDVVSQDYIDLEYYQEVYPIRISVYETYNPGSVVGIWAQNSEGKWFQLWSGFPQVVPHKPRIFSPYLQSYAVLLIGTSELIVPNNLYHQNLNDLSQELGYLKQSNDDIYNLTPDYLKANQDLAVIKKILPKHCRLLKSKIIDNISKGKLISKIGQHYQSVPPIEEAFNSLQQFLQEDFPKLIKDINHSISNTLNEQSNSTKERFLLPLNDSDNQPCGSFSTLPDETVLKILKNLDLKSLCRLCRVNRHFNNIARDALLYTSLNLKPYWHCLDTSALNCLALRCHYLQRLDLSWCGNYNMIKYKDFTDFLHTSGTLLTHLRLNCCQFVNDEVIFEISKVCKNLKELCLRNCMGVTNEGFSNLENLKLLERLELYRTSVETSTLCSILKKNTQMRHLNLAGMHDRLNIDEIAIELGNSCPYLESVDFWKAQTLTPHGVKALSHCTNLREVDFGWCGGMGAPGDSLRALLFSCRYLEKVFLAALRGLTDRDLEPLLLCQRLQQLDLLGARSLTPEICYGFLLFCPRLEMIDLSFCEGINDFIIQEWRQQYPRVSIKRSFQVTSSDML, from the exons ATGATATCTCATGACGAGATAAAAATAGAAGTAGTACCGATAAGTGGAAAAAGAattgatgaaaaagaagaaactgtaACATTTGTAGAACAATTTGTGAAAGATGTGTGCGATTTTAGTTCCCAGTATGGAAGTAATATCAGTATTTCATATACAGCTTACAATATTGCTGGGAATCCTAGCAAATTTCCAGACTATGGAGATTTTCCGCAAGCTTTTGTTATG AGAACATATGGACAATGGTGGGACAAAGCACCTTCAAGATTAACAGACTATATGCCACAGAATAATGTGGATGTTGTAAGTCAAGATTACATAG ATCTAGAATATTACCAGGAGGTATATCCAATTAGAATATCGGTATATGAAACTTACAATCCTGGAAGTGTAGTTGGAATTTGGGCTCAAAATTCAGAAGGCAAATGGTTTCAATTATGGAGTGGATTTCCTCAAGTTGTACCACACAAGCCAAGAATATTTTCTCCATATTTGCAATCat ATGCTGTGTTACTTATTGGAACATCAGAATTAATTGTACCTAACAACTTATATCATCAAAATTTAAATGATCTCTCACAAGAATTGGGCTATCTTAAACAAAGTAATGATGACATTTATAATCTAACACCAGATTATTTAAAAGCAAATCAGGATTTAgcagttattaaaaaaattcttcctAAACATTGTAGACTTTTAAAAag CAAAATTATAGATAATATTTCCAAGGGTAAATTAATATCTAAAATAGGACAGCATTATCAATCTGTTCCTCCAATAGAAGAAGCCTTTAATAGTTTGCAACAGTTCTTACAAGAAGATTTTCCTAAACTTATTAAAGACATCAATCATTCAATATCAAACACATTAAATGAACAAAGTAACTCTACTAAGGAAAGGTTTTTGTTACCTTTAAATGATTCAGACAATCAGCCGTGTGGTAGTTTTTCAACACTTCCA GATGAAACAgtactaaaaatattaaaaaatttggacTTAAAATCATTATGTCGTTTATGCAGAGTAAATAGACACTTTAATAATATTGCAAGAGATGCTTTATTGTATACAAGTCTCAATTTGAAACCTTATTGGCACTGTTTAGATACATCTGCATTAAATTGTTTAGCACTTAGGTGTCACTATTTGCAACGGCTAGATCTTTCATGGTGTGGAAATTATAATATGATTAAGTATAAAGATTTTACAGATTTCCTTCACACATCTGGAACTCTTTTGACACACTTGAGATTAAATTGTTGTCAGTTCGTAAATGATGAAGTtatctttgaaatttcaaaagtcTGTAAAAACTTAAAAG AGTTGTGTTTACGGAATTGTATGGGCGTAACAAATGAAGGATTTTCaaatcttgaaaatttgaaGTTGCTGGAGCGCTTAGAACTTTATAGGACATCTGTTGAAACTTCTACACTGTGttctattttaaagaaaaacaccCAAATGAGACATTTAAATTTAGCAGGAATGCATGATCGTTTAAATATAGATGAAATTGCGATTGAATTAGGAAATTCTTGCCCATATTTGGAAAGTGTAGATTTCTGGAAAGCACAAACTTTAACTCCACATGGAGTTAAAGCTCTTTCTCATTGCACTAATCTTCGAGAAGTGGATTTTGGATGGTG TGGTGGAATGGGTGCTCCCGGTGATTCCTTACGAGCATTATTGTTTTCATGTCGGTACTTGGAAAAAGTATTTTTAGCAGCTCTTAGAGGATTAACCGATCGTGATTTAGAACCACTTTTACTATGTCAACGACTCCAGCAATTGGACCTATTAGGAGCTCGTTCTCTTACACCTGAAATATGTTACGGGTTTTTGTTATTTTGTCCAAGATTGGAAATGATTGATCTTAGTTTTTGCGAAGGTATTAACGATTTTATAATACAAGAATGGCGGCAACAATATCCACGCGTCTCTATTAAAAGGAGTTTCCAAGTAACCAGTTCTGATATGCTGTAA